The window AAGGTGCCCTCGACGGCCGACCAAAGCGAGGGCGTCCTCGAGGGCATCCGGAAGGCCTGCGACCGGGCGGGCATCGCGCCCGACGAGGTGGCCACGTTCACCCACGCGATGACCGTCTCGGTCAACGCCCTGCTGGAGCGAAACGGCGCCGAGACGGCGCTGGTGACGACCGACGGCTTCCGAGACGTCTTGGAGATCGGCCGCCAGACCCGGCCGGCCCTCTACGACCTCGACGCCGAGCGGACCCCACCGCTCGTGCCCCGACGGCGCCGCTACGGACTCGACGAGCGGGCGACGACGAAGGGCATCGAGATGCCGGTCGACCCCGCCGAGGTCGACGCGCTCGCCGAGGAACTGGCGGACGCCGAAAGCATCGCCGTTTCCCTGCTACACGCCTACAACGACTCGGAAAACGAGGCCATCGTCGCTGACCGTCTCCGCAAGGCCCTCGATGTGCCGGTATCGGTCTCTCACGAGGTCCTGCCCGCCTTCAGGGAGTACGAACGCACTTCCACGACCGTCGTCGACGCCTACGTCCGGCCGGCTATCGACTCGTATCTCGGCCGATTGACCGAACGCGCCACCGAGGCCGGGATTCCGGCCCCGCGGGTGATGCAGTCCAACGGCGGTATCGCCGACCCCGAGACGGTCCGCAAGCGGGCAGTGACGACCGTCCTGTCCGGGCCCGCCGCGGGCGTCGTCGGTGCCAAGGCCAGCGCCGAACGCGCCGTCGACGGTGAGGCGTTCGACGGCGTCGTCACCTTCGATATGGGCGGCACCTCCAGCGACGTGAGCCTCGTCCGCGACGGCGAAATCGCCCGGACGACCGACGCCGAAATCGACGGCCTCCCCATCGCGATGCCGATGGTCGACGTGAACACCGTCGGCTCCGGCGGCGGCTCCATCGCATGGGTCGACGCCGGCGGCGCGCTCCGGGTCGGGCCCGAATCCGCTGGCGCCGACCCTGGACCGGCCTGTTACGGCAGCGGCGGCGGCAAGCCGACGGTTACCGACGCCAACGTGGTGTTGGGCTATATCGGCGCAGACGCGGCCCTCGGGGGCGAGGTATCGCTGGATGTCGAGGCGGCCCGTGATGTCCTCGCCGAACTGGCCGACGAGGCGGGTCTCGATTCCGCCCAGGAGGCCGCCGAGGGCGTCTATCGGGTCGCCAACGCGAATATGACCCGGGCGATTCGGTCGGTCACGATCGAACGGGGCTACGACCCACGGGAGTTTGGCCTCGTCGCCTTCGGTGGCGCCGGCCCGATGCACGCGACGGCACTAGCCGAGCGGCTGGAGATGGACCGGGTCATCGTCCCGCTTGCGGGCGGCGTCCTCTCGGCGTACGGCCTGCTCGGCGCGGACGAACAGCACGACGCGATGCACACCCACCGGACCCTGCTGGACGAGGCCGATCCGAGCGAACTCGAAGCGATTTACGACGCTCTCACGACGGAAGCGCGGGCCGACGTAACCGCCGACGAGGAACCGACTATCGAGCGGATCGCCGAACTCCGATACGACGGCCAGAGCTTCGAACTTGGGGTTCCCGTCGACGAACCCCTTGCAATCGACGAGGTTCGCGAGCGGTTCAATGCCGCCCACGAGCGAGCCTACGGCTACCGCATGGACGAACCGGTCGAACTCGTTGCCCTCCGGGTCTCCGCGCGGGTCGAACACGACGTGCCGACGACCGGCTACGAGGGGGCGCCGGACGCCAACCTCGGAACTCGGACCGCAGTCTTCGACGGCGAGCGCCACGAACTCCCCGTCTTCGCCCGAAGCGGAGTCACGCCGGGAACGACCATCGACGGCCCGGCCGTCCTGGAGGATGACGAGAGCACCGTCGTCGTCCGGCCCGGCTGGTCCGGAACGGTCCAACCCGACGGCGCGCTCGTACTCGAAGGGGGTGGACGATGAGCCTCGATGCGGTCACGCTGGAAGTTCTGCGGAACCAGCTTGCGGGCATCGCCGAGGAGATGGGTCACGTCCTGATTCACGGCGCCTACTCGCCCAATATCAAGGAGCGACAGGACTGCTCGACGGCGCTTTTCGATGTCGAGGGCCGGATGGTCGCCCAGGCCGAACACATCCCGGTCCACCTCGGGGCGATGCCCGAGGCCGTCGACGTGGTGCTGGACAAAGACCCCGAACCGGGCGACGCCTACATCCTCAACGACCCCTTCACCGGCGGGACCCACTTGCCGGACGTGACTATCGTCGCACCCATCGACGTCGACGGCGAAATCGTCGGCTTCGGCGTCACTCGCGCCCACCACGGCGACATCGGTGGGATGACGCCCGCAAGCATGCCCGCCGGCGCGACGGAGATTTATCAGGAGGGCATCCGCCTGCCCGCCGTCAAGCTCGTCGACGATGGTGAAATCAACGACGACGTACTGTCACTCGTCCTCGCGAACGTCCGGAACCCAGACGAGCGACAGGCCGACCTGCGCGCGCAGTTGGCGGCCAACGACCGGGCCGGCGAGCGGGTCCGCGAACTCATCGCCGAGCACGGCCGCGAGACGGTTATCGAGGCGTTCGACGCCGTCATCGACTACTCCCGGGAACGCGTCGAAAGCGAACTCATCGAGATTCCGGACGGCGTATATAAGGCTCGCGACGCGCTGGAGGGCGACGGCGTCACCGACGACGAGATACCCATCGAGGTGACCGTCACCGTCGACGGCGCGAGCGCCGACGTCGATTTCTCGGGAACCGCCGACCAGGTGGCCGGCAACATGAACGCGCCGCTGGCCGTCGCCAAGAGCGCCGTCTACTTCGTGGTTCGGGCGGTGACCGACCCCGACATTCCGCCAACGGAGGGCTGTTATCAGCCCGTCTCGGTCAGGGTGCCGGAGGGGTCGCTTTTGAATCCCTCCCACCCGGCGGCCGTCGTCGGCGG of the Natronomonas halophila genome contains:
- a CDS encoding hydantoinase/oxoprolinase family protein, whose product is MVATPHVSVDVGGTFTDVVLTTDSDLVTAKVPSTADQSEGVLEGIRKACDRAGIAPDEVATFTHAMTVSVNALLERNGAETALVTTDGFRDVLEIGRQTRPALYDLDAERTPPLVPRRRRYGLDERATTKGIEMPVDPAEVDALAEELADAESIAVSLLHAYNDSENEAIVADRLRKALDVPVSVSHEVLPAFREYERTSTTVVDAYVRPAIDSYLGRLTERATEAGIPAPRVMQSNGGIADPETVRKRAVTTVLSGPAAGVVGAKASAERAVDGEAFDGVVTFDMGGTSSDVSLVRDGEIARTTDAEIDGLPIAMPMVDVNTVGSGGGSIAWVDAGGALRVGPESAGADPGPACYGSGGGKPTVTDANVVLGYIGADAALGGEVSLDVEAARDVLAELADEAGLDSAQEAAEGVYRVANANMTRAIRSVTIERGYDPREFGLVAFGGAGPMHATALAERLEMDRVIVPLAGGVLSAYGLLGADEQHDAMHTHRTLLDEADPSELEAIYDALTTEARADVTADEEPTIERIAELRYDGQSFELGVPVDEPLAIDEVRERFNAAHERAYGYRMDEPVELVALRVSARVEHDVPTTGYEGAPDANLGTRTAVFDGERHELPVFARSGVTPGTTIDGPAVLEDDESTVVVRPGWSGTVQPDGALVLEGGGR
- a CDS encoding hydantoinase B/oxoprolinase family protein, which encodes MSLDAVTLEVLRNQLAGIAEEMGHVLIHGAYSPNIKERQDCSTALFDVEGRMVAQAEHIPVHLGAMPEAVDVVLDKDPEPGDAYILNDPFTGGTHLPDVTIVAPIDVDGEIVGFGVTRAHHGDIGGMTPASMPAGATEIYQEGIRLPAVKLVDDGEINDDVLSLVLANVRNPDERQADLRAQLAANDRAGERVRELIAEHGRETVIEAFDAVIDYSRERVESELIEIPDGVYKARDALEGDGVTDDEIPIEVTVTVDGASADVDFSGTADQVAGNMNAPLAVAKSAVYFVVRAVTDPDIPPTEGCYQPVSVRVPEGSLLNPSHPAAVVGGNVETSQRVTDVVLSAFAEAVPERVPAQGQGTMNNLIIGSREAGGFTYYETIGGGFGGRPARDGMDGVQVGMTNTLNTPIEALEAEYPMRVERYALRDGSGGDGEYRGGLGIERSVTVETDATVSLLTERRRLAPAGLRGGEDGATGANLIDGNPVPAKTTVDVDAGTTVTVKTPGGGGYGDPAERNSEARQQDYVDEKARNDE